The proteins below come from a single Pieris brassicae chromosome 1, ilPieBrab1.1, whole genome shotgun sequence genomic window:
- the LOC123718975 gene encoding uncharacterized protein LOC123718975 isoform X1 → MATTMSAPAHDHYIHDGELRPQHSRDNSRDSGIFHTTKGLWNAPGLNNCFLNSAVQVLWHLDIFRRSFRELTGHACLGPSCIFCALKELFAQLQWSAERAPAADSLRRALGGAGARFQLGCMADASECFEHLLLRVHAHVAAGTGDKRDDDACRAPHCVPHRKFAMMLVEQSVCGACQATSEPLPFTQMVHYVSATALTAQAALGEHGDSFGLLLKKAGGMGDIRDCPNACGAKIQICRTLMNRPEVVSIGMVWDSERPSAEHVAAVYSALGTELRPTDAFHSCVDRAWAARATHRLVGLVTYYGKHYSTFFFHSKLKLWIYFDDADVKEIGPEWSQVVEKCKRARFQPLLLLYAAVDGTPCDTRHAPKDVVPFPAPEPRRAVTPAPEKPTTGFARRAMTPGPDNDSDYVSRKAVENMLEVHASRRAQLARSLSTSSASDTQERPRARRDSGNWSGDRNSASSASSSTIESPYMYPRGRGPGSIPSSPTRKGELSSGGSCDAGYDSYSLSSTDSLPLQQGLRHNLQLAQIPELITRGDCEALCMEADRLLEKSRHAEDAADYETALVLCDAAATKVCAAMDAPYNNPHTMTFARMKHNTCVMRARSLQRRMAGFIRQTEIPQMAPVRNTKGGLESAPTTIEIYATLPKKKGSSKKTKAIEDDIENSPRERPPRHKSREEEKRDKRSRSEDRGRARKEITVAVDKKVDEPVEDKKSNKKQHKIRRKLMGGLIRRKNRSMPDLTEGADVKKEESSKEKRVGSVDDGDVGRKKTEDKNNLSGYLSEGHLEYSAASGTNPNLERSKLMRKSFHGSAGKMLTAAKVPPPPPLRTTSQLSGPKFESEVSEHGIQNRPQQPLPPASQGVYNYTNDNDEDGGFSEQYGEEPQSLPFVPSYDEQPMNHYNCTLDDSPNTSQNFQTVVTQAMVHQEQSPVRRDLTKILDILPSHQNIQNLTRSFDNGIDVVDCPLPQNIRRSPHLLDLPPYPSPMNSVNHSRQPSEEFPPPPPPIDLTPLQEELHNINQNCNMDLNYIQKINDEHNDVPKGSLLAQLQEKRSQILRNENNIAKMNQFETIGSSGDTWLKELQAKQAAIKLKRSGSIEGQLSSPGENFLKKPADNNSSVRSIASRFEPNLQNSTIPPLDNERSHVGYLNMGSNRDVINCSIQSSNGHYNRRTSSSSTEQKQNEEDYNLGKTNNTTNTGDRSKPKKKSVSFCDQVILVATAEDQEDDSYIPNPILERVLKSAMNKPEMTTVPLQTEKPSLHRQESFDSQSSRSTISSLSQTSYSPNEANEYFRNQNSYPNYQAQTRSQQQLAAQKNTTSCVQNQTVQNNNQIYQALPANSQNASNPIPYTQPPSVYPSHNTASPPNYSHNPANRLTPIVHNQPYMTKQVQNIQRSVPNTYPHPTNQLHPANQSNNTYYHRNPQPSTTPTPPANYGQNRQFPQPVQNNSSSYQSVPTNSPAYQSYHNPPTSYANNDYSSRYQGSNTNHYNPSPYQRVPPPHGEVVVENYNGNSYQKMPNNYYSDANSNQTRVDPRNCGPRENGNEISQYHQNGYQNYHPYQHLAPPKQMQKKSVSFEPGTKGGTDSPIPHQMNGNYSETQSNTMSNGQKTVCNLCRKKTLTPPATYCPDCDFYMSRFKPRS, encoded by the exons GTGCTCTGGCATCTGGACATCTTCCGGCGGAGCTTTCGCGAGTTGACCGGCCATGCTTGCCTCGGACCATCCTGTATTTTTTGCGCTCTCAAG GAATTATTTGCGCAACTACAATGGTCAGCAGAGCGCGCTCCAGCGGCGGACAGCCTACGGCGTGCTTTGGGCGGCGCGGGAGCCAGGTTCCAGCTTGGCTGCATGGCAGACGCCAGCGAGTGTTTCGAACACCTGCTCTTAAGAGTCCATGCACATGTGGCCGCTGGTACCGGCGACAAAAGGGATGATGACGCCTGCAGAGCACCACACTGCGTGCCACATAGAAAGTTCGCTATGATGCTCGTCGAACAATCTGTGTGTGGAGCTTGTCAAGCGACATCGGAACCATTGCCTTTTACGCag ATGGTCCACTACGTATCTGCCACCGCCCTAACAGCACAGGCGGCACTTGGCGAACATGGCGACAGCTTCGGTCTTCTGTTGAAGAAGGCTGGAGGCATGGGTGACATACGAGATTGTCCT aatGCTTGCGGTGCAAAGATTCAAATCTGCAGGACTTTAATGAATCGGCCAGAGGTGGTTTCCATTGGCATGGTCTGGGACTCTGAAAGACCATCAGCCGAACACGTAGCTGCGGTTTATTCAGCTCTCGGTACTGAACTAAGACCAACAGACGCCTTTCACTCTTGTGTTGACCGGGCCTGGGCCGCCCGAGCAACGCATCGTCTCGTCGGACTCGTCACATACTACGGAAAACACTATTCAACTTTCTTTTTCCATAGCAAACTCAAGCTCTGGATATACTTTGACGACGCTGACGTTAAAGAAATCGGGCCCGAATGGTCTCAGGTTGTCGAAAAATGTAAACGTGCAAGGTTCCAACCCCTTCTTCTCTTGTACGCGGCAGTTGATGGAACACCGTGCGATACACGTCACGCTCCCAAAGACGTTGTTCCATTCCCAGCACCGGAACCTCGAAGGGCCGTCACTCCAGCTCCCGAAAAGCCAACAACTGGCTTCGCTAGGCGGGCAATGACTCCGGGACCAGATAATGACAGTGATTATGTCAGCAGAAAAGCGGTTGAAAATATGTTAGAAGTACATGCTAGTAGACGGGCACAATTGGCTCGAAGTCTTAGCACCAGCTCAGCTTCTGACACCCAAGAAAGACCGCGGGCGAGAAGAGACTCTGGTAATTGGAGTGGCGACAGAAATAGTGCTTCCTCCGCATCGTCTTCCACTATTGAAAGCCCATACATGTATCCTCGAGGTAGAGGACCTGGCAGTATACCCAGTAGTCCTACACGTAAAGGAGAATTATCCAGCGGTGGGTCTTGTGATGCAGGATATGACTCCTATTCTTTGTCTTCGACAGACAGTCTTCCGTTGCAACAAGGCCTTCGACACAACTTACAACTTGCACAAATTCCTGAACTTATAACTAGGGGAGATTGCGAAGCGTTGTGCATGGAAGCTGATCGGTTACTAGAAAAGTCACGTCATGCAGAAGACGCCGCTGACTATGAAACTGCGTTAGTATTATGCGATGCAGCTGCCACAAAAGTTTGTGCAGCTATGGATGCACCTTACAATAATCCGCATACTATGACATTTGCAAGAATGAAGCATAACACTTGTGTAATGCGAGCAAGAAGTCTTCAAAGACGAATGGCTGGTTTCATCAGACAGACTGAAATTCCACAAATGGCTCCTGTTCGAAATACAAAAGGAGGTCTCGAAAGTGCCCCTACGACAATTGAAATTTATGCTACTCTACCCAAGAAAAAGGGATCTTCAAAAAAAACCAAAGCTATTGAAGATGACATTGAAAATTCACCACGGGAACGACCACCTAGACACAAATCCCGTgaagaagaaaaaagagaCAAAAGATCTCGAAGTGAGGATCGTGGCCGTGCTAGGAAAGAAATAACCGTTGCTGTCGATAAAAAAGTCGATGAACCCGTGGAAGATAAGAAATCGAACAAAAAGCAACACAAAATACGAAGAAAGTTAATGGGTGGTCTTATAAGAAGGAAAAATAGATCCATGCCCGACTTAACTGAAGGTGCCGATGTTAAGAAAGAAGAAAGCAGCAAAGAAAAGCGAGTTGGGTCCGTTGATGACGGTGATGTAGGAAGAAAAAAGACGgaggataaaaataatttaagcgGTTATTTATCAGAGGGACATCTAGAGTATTCTGCAGCAAGCGGGACTAATCCAAATCTTGAAAGAAGTAAACTAATGAGGAAAAGTTTTCATGGAAGTGCGGGTAAAATGTTGACCGCAGCTAAAGTTCCTCCTCCTCCACCACTGCGAACTACTTCCCAGCTTAGCGGGCCTAAGTTTGAGTCAGAAGTCTCAGAGCACGGCATTCAGAACCGTCCACAACAGCCCTTGCCTCCTGCTTCGCAAGgggtatataattatactaatgATAATGATGAAGATGGAGGCTTTTCGGAGCAATACGGCGAAGAGCCGCAGTCATTACCATTTGTGCCCTCATATGATGAACAACCAATGAACCACTACAACTGCACTTTAGATGACTCTCCAAATACATCACAAAATTTTCAGACTGTTGTAACTCAAGCAATGGTTCATCAAGAGCAGAGTCCAGTAAGGAGAGATCTTACGAAAATATTGGATATTTTGCCTTCCCATCAAAATATACAGAATCTCACTAGATCATTCGATAATGGTATTGACGTGGTAGATTGCCCTCTTCCTCAAAACATAAGAAGGTCGCCGCACTTGTTGGATCTGCCACCATATCCGAGTCCAATGAATTCCGTCAATCACTCCAGGCAACCGAGTGAAGAATTTCCTCCGCCGCCGCCACCCATAGATTTGACTCCATTACAAGAAGAGCTTCACAATATTAACCAAAATTGTAATATGGATCTGAACTACATTCAAAAGATAAATGATGAACATAACGATGTGCCAAAAGGGTCACTCCTAGCACAACTTCAGGAAAAAAGAAGCCAAATTTTAAGGAATGAAAATAACATCGCTAAAATGAACCAATTTGAAACAATCGGCAGTTCCGGAGATACTTGGCTCAAGGAGCTGCAAGCCAAACAGGCTGCTATAAAACTGAAGCGGTCCGGATCGATAGAGGGTCAACTTTCCTCACCAGGCgaaaactttttaaagaaacCAGCCGATAATAACTCAAGTGTTAGAAGTATCGCTTCTAGGTTTGAACCTAATCTTCAAAACTCCACTATACCTCCCCTAGATAATGAAAGATCCCACGTCGGGTACCTCAATATGGGTTCAAATAGGGATGTTATTAATTGCTCAATCCAATCAAGTAATGGACATTATAACCGTCGTACCTCTTCATCATCTACGGAACAAAAGCAAAATGAGGAAGATTATAACTTAGGAAAAACAAACAACACCACTAATACTGGAGACCGATCAAAGCCGAAAAAGAAATCAGTATCGTTTTGCGATCAAGTAATTTTAGTGGCGACAGCAGAAGACCAGGAAGATGATAGCTATATACCCAATCCCATATTAGAAAGAGTTCTCAAATCGGCTATGAATAAACCAGAAATGACGACTGTTCCACTACAAACAGAAAAACCTTCACTTCATAGACAAGAGTCTTTCGATAGCCAATCTTCACGGTCGACTATTTCATCTTTATCACAAACCTCATATTCGCCGAATGAAGCAAATGAATACTTTAGAAATCAAAACTCTTACCCGAATTACCAAGCTCAAACGCGCTCGCAACAACAACTTGCTGCACAAAAGAACACAACTTCGTGTGTACAAAATCAAACTGTTCAAAACAATAATCAGATATATCAAGCATTACCTGCTAATTCTCAAAATGCCAGCAACCCTATACCATATACTCAACCACCATCAGTATATCCCAGTCACAACACGGCGAGCCCACCGAACTATAGTCATAACCCTGCTAACCGTCTCACACCTATCGTGCATAATCAGCCTTACATGACAAAGCAAGTACAGAATATCCAACGATCAGTTCCCAACACATATCCACACCCTACGAATCAACTGCACCCAGCAAATCAGTcgaataatacatattatcatCGTAACCCACAACCTTCGACAACGCCTACACCTCCTGCCAACTATGGTCAAAATCGTCAGTTTCCTCAACCCGTACAAAATAATAGTTCCTCGTATCAAAGCGTACCTACAAATTCACCAGCTTATCAGAGCTATCACAACCCACCGACGAGTTACGCTAATAATGATTATTCTAGTCGATATCAAGGTAGTAATACAAATCATTACAATCCTTCACCGTATCAAAGAGTTCCTCCCCCTCATGGTGAAGTGGTAGTTGAGAACTACAATGGAAACTCTTACCAGAAAATGCCCAATAATTACTACTCCGACGCTAACTCCAATCAAACACGCGTCGATCCAAGAAATTGTGGTCCCCGAGAAAATGGCAATGAGATCAGTCAATACCATCAGAATGGGTATCAGAATTATCATCCATATCAACATTTGGCACCACCTAAACAGATGCAAAAGAAATCAGTCTCATTTGAGCCAGGTACAAAAGGTGGTACCGATTCACCTATACCACATCAGATGAATGGTAACTATTCGGAAACCCAATCGAATACGATGTCTAATGGGCAGAAAACCGTATGCAATTTATGTCGAAAGAAAACTTTAACTCCCCCAGCCACGTATTGCCCCGATTGTGACTTTTACATGTCAAGATTTAAACCACGTTCATAG
- the LOC123718975 gene encoding uncharacterized protein LOC123718975 isoform X3, with amino-acid sequence MTKAKNYRNSALFHSAKVLWHLDIFRRSFRELTGHACLGPSCIFCALKELFAQLQWSAERAPAADSLRRALGGAGARFQLGCMADASECFEHLLLRVHAHVAAGTGDKRDDDACRAPHCVPHRKFAMMLVEQSVCGACQATSEPLPFTQMVHYVSATALTAQAALGEHGDSFGLLLKKAGGMGDIRDCPNACGAKIQICRTLMNRPEVVSIGMVWDSERPSAEHVAAVYSALGTELRPTDAFHSCVDRAWAARATHRLVGLVTYYGKHYSTFFFHSKLKLWIYFDDADVKEIGPEWSQVVEKCKRARFQPLLLLYAAVDGTPCDTRHAPKDVVPFPAPEPRRAVTPAPEKPTTGFARRAMTPGPDNDSDYVSRKAVENMLEVHASRRAQLARSLSTSSASDTQERPRARRDSGNWSGDRNSASSASSSTIESPYMYPRGRGPGSIPSSPTRKGELSSGGSCDAGYDSYSLSSTDSLPLQQGLRHNLQLAQIPELITRGDCEALCMEADRLLEKSRHAEDAADYETALVLCDAAATKVCAAMDAPYNNPHTMTFARMKHNTCVMRARSLQRRMAGFIRQTEIPQMAPVRNTKGGLESAPTTIEIYATLPKKKGSSKKTKAIEDDIENSPRERPPRHKSREEEKRDKRSRSEDRGRARKEITVAVDKKVDEPVEDKKSNKKQHKIRRKLMGGLIRRKNRSMPDLTEGADVKKEESSKEKRVGSVDDGDVGRKKTEDKNNLSGYLSEGHLEYSAASGTNPNLERSKLMRKSFHGSAGKMLTAAKVPPPPPLRTTSQLSGPKFESEVSEHGIQNRPQQPLPPASQGVYNYTNDNDEDGGFSEQYGEEPQSLPFVPSYDEQPMNHYNCTLDDSPNTSQNFQTVVTQAMVHQEQSPVRRDLTKILDILPSHQNIQNLTRSFDNGIDVVDCPLPQNIRRSPHLLDLPPYPSPMNSVNHSRQPSEEFPPPPPPIDLTPLQEELHNINQNCNMDLNYIQKINDEHNDVPKGSLLAQLQEKRSQILRNENNIAKMNQFETIGSSGDTWLKELQAKQAAIKLKRSGSIEGQLSSPGENFLKKPADNNSSVRSIASRFEPNLQNSTIPPLDNERSHVGYLNMGSNRDVINCSIQSSNGHYNRRTSSSSTEQKQNEEDYNLGKTNNTTNTGDRSKPKKKSVSFCDQVILVATAEDQEDDSYIPNPILERVLKSAMNKPEMTTVPLQTEKPSLHRQESFDSQSSRSTISSLSQTSYSPNEANEYFRNQNSYPNYQAQTRSQQQLAAQKNTTSCVQNQTVQNNNQIYQALPANSQNASNPIPYTQPPSVYPSHNTASPPNYSHNPANRLTPIVHNQPYMTKQVQNIQRSVPNTYPHPTNQLHPANQSNNTYYHRNPQPSTTPTPPANYGQNRQFPQPVQNNSSSYQSVPTNSPAYQSYHNPPTSYANNDYSSRYQGSNTNHYNPSPYQRVPPPHGEVVVENYNGNSYQKMPNNYYSDANSNQTRVDPRNCGPRENGNEISQYHQNGYQNYHPYQHLAPPKQMQKKSVSFEPGTKGGTDSPIPHQMNGNYSETQSNTMSNGQKTVCNLCRKKTLTPPATYCPDCDFYMSRFKPRS; translated from the exons GTGCTCTGGCATCTGGACATCTTCCGGCGGAGCTTTCGCGAGTTGACCGGCCATGCTTGCCTCGGACCATCCTGTATTTTTTGCGCTCTCAAG GAATTATTTGCGCAACTACAATGGTCAGCAGAGCGCGCTCCAGCGGCGGACAGCCTACGGCGTGCTTTGGGCGGCGCGGGAGCCAGGTTCCAGCTTGGCTGCATGGCAGACGCCAGCGAGTGTTTCGAACACCTGCTCTTAAGAGTCCATGCACATGTGGCCGCTGGTACCGGCGACAAAAGGGATGATGACGCCTGCAGAGCACCACACTGCGTGCCACATAGAAAGTTCGCTATGATGCTCGTCGAACAATCTGTGTGTGGAGCTTGTCAAGCGACATCGGAACCATTGCCTTTTACGCag ATGGTCCACTACGTATCTGCCACCGCCCTAACAGCACAGGCGGCACTTGGCGAACATGGCGACAGCTTCGGTCTTCTGTTGAAGAAGGCTGGAGGCATGGGTGACATACGAGATTGTCCT aatGCTTGCGGTGCAAAGATTCAAATCTGCAGGACTTTAATGAATCGGCCAGAGGTGGTTTCCATTGGCATGGTCTGGGACTCTGAAAGACCATCAGCCGAACACGTAGCTGCGGTTTATTCAGCTCTCGGTACTGAACTAAGACCAACAGACGCCTTTCACTCTTGTGTTGACCGGGCCTGGGCCGCCCGAGCAACGCATCGTCTCGTCGGACTCGTCACATACTACGGAAAACACTATTCAACTTTCTTTTTCCATAGCAAACTCAAGCTCTGGATATACTTTGACGACGCTGACGTTAAAGAAATCGGGCCCGAATGGTCTCAGGTTGTCGAAAAATGTAAACGTGCAAGGTTCCAACCCCTTCTTCTCTTGTACGCGGCAGTTGATGGAACACCGTGCGATACACGTCACGCTCCCAAAGACGTTGTTCCATTCCCAGCACCGGAACCTCGAAGGGCCGTCACTCCAGCTCCCGAAAAGCCAACAACTGGCTTCGCTAGGCGGGCAATGACTCCGGGACCAGATAATGACAGTGATTATGTCAGCAGAAAAGCGGTTGAAAATATGTTAGAAGTACATGCTAGTAGACGGGCACAATTGGCTCGAAGTCTTAGCACCAGCTCAGCTTCTGACACCCAAGAAAGACCGCGGGCGAGAAGAGACTCTGGTAATTGGAGTGGCGACAGAAATAGTGCTTCCTCCGCATCGTCTTCCACTATTGAAAGCCCATACATGTATCCTCGAGGTAGAGGACCTGGCAGTATACCCAGTAGTCCTACACGTAAAGGAGAATTATCCAGCGGTGGGTCTTGTGATGCAGGATATGACTCCTATTCTTTGTCTTCGACAGACAGTCTTCCGTTGCAACAAGGCCTTCGACACAACTTACAACTTGCACAAATTCCTGAACTTATAACTAGGGGAGATTGCGAAGCGTTGTGCATGGAAGCTGATCGGTTACTAGAAAAGTCACGTCATGCAGAAGACGCCGCTGACTATGAAACTGCGTTAGTATTATGCGATGCAGCTGCCACAAAAGTTTGTGCAGCTATGGATGCACCTTACAATAATCCGCATACTATGACATTTGCAAGAATGAAGCATAACACTTGTGTAATGCGAGCAAGAAGTCTTCAAAGACGAATGGCTGGTTTCATCAGACAGACTGAAATTCCACAAATGGCTCCTGTTCGAAATACAAAAGGAGGTCTCGAAAGTGCCCCTACGACAATTGAAATTTATGCTACTCTACCCAAGAAAAAGGGATCTTCAAAAAAAACCAAAGCTATTGAAGATGACATTGAAAATTCACCACGGGAACGACCACCTAGACACAAATCCCGTgaagaagaaaaaagagaCAAAAGATCTCGAAGTGAGGATCGTGGCCGTGCTAGGAAAGAAATAACCGTTGCTGTCGATAAAAAAGTCGATGAACCCGTGGAAGATAAGAAATCGAACAAAAAGCAACACAAAATACGAAGAAAGTTAATGGGTGGTCTTATAAGAAGGAAAAATAGATCCATGCCCGACTTAACTGAAGGTGCCGATGTTAAGAAAGAAGAAAGCAGCAAAGAAAAGCGAGTTGGGTCCGTTGATGACGGTGATGTAGGAAGAAAAAAGACGgaggataaaaataatttaagcgGTTATTTATCAGAGGGACATCTAGAGTATTCTGCAGCAAGCGGGACTAATCCAAATCTTGAAAGAAGTAAACTAATGAGGAAAAGTTTTCATGGAAGTGCGGGTAAAATGTTGACCGCAGCTAAAGTTCCTCCTCCTCCACCACTGCGAACTACTTCCCAGCTTAGCGGGCCTAAGTTTGAGTCAGAAGTCTCAGAGCACGGCATTCAGAACCGTCCACAACAGCCCTTGCCTCCTGCTTCGCAAGgggtatataattatactaatgATAATGATGAAGATGGAGGCTTTTCGGAGCAATACGGCGAAGAGCCGCAGTCATTACCATTTGTGCCCTCATATGATGAACAACCAATGAACCACTACAACTGCACTTTAGATGACTCTCCAAATACATCACAAAATTTTCAGACTGTTGTAACTCAAGCAATGGTTCATCAAGAGCAGAGTCCAGTAAGGAGAGATCTTACGAAAATATTGGATATTTTGCCTTCCCATCAAAATATACAGAATCTCACTAGATCATTCGATAATGGTATTGACGTGGTAGATTGCCCTCTTCCTCAAAACATAAGAAGGTCGCCGCACTTGTTGGATCTGCCACCATATCCGAGTCCAATGAATTCCGTCAATCACTCCAGGCAACCGAGTGAAGAATTTCCTCCGCCGCCGCCACCCATAGATTTGACTCCATTACAAGAAGAGCTTCACAATATTAACCAAAATTGTAATATGGATCTGAACTACATTCAAAAGATAAATGATGAACATAACGATGTGCCAAAAGGGTCACTCCTAGCACAACTTCAGGAAAAAAGAAGCCAAATTTTAAGGAATGAAAATAACATCGCTAAAATGAACCAATTTGAAACAATCGGCAGTTCCGGAGATACTTGGCTCAAGGAGCTGCAAGCCAAACAGGCTGCTATAAAACTGAAGCGGTCCGGATCGATAGAGGGTCAACTTTCCTCACCAGGCgaaaactttttaaagaaacCAGCCGATAATAACTCAAGTGTTAGAAGTATCGCTTCTAGGTTTGAACCTAATCTTCAAAACTCCACTATACCTCCCCTAGATAATGAAAGATCCCACGTCGGGTACCTCAATATGGGTTCAAATAGGGATGTTATTAATTGCTCAATCCAATCAAGTAATGGACATTATAACCGTCGTACCTCTTCATCATCTACGGAACAAAAGCAAAATGAGGAAGATTATAACTTAGGAAAAACAAACAACACCACTAATACTGGAGACCGATCAAAGCCGAAAAAGAAATCAGTATCGTTTTGCGATCAAGTAATTTTAGTGGCGACAGCAGAAGACCAGGAAGATGATAGCTATATACCCAATCCCATATTAGAAAGAGTTCTCAAATCGGCTATGAATAAACCAGAAATGACGACTGTTCCACTACAAACAGAAAAACCTTCACTTCATAGACAAGAGTCTTTCGATAGCCAATCTTCACGGTCGACTATTTCATCTTTATCACAAACCTCATATTCGCCGAATGAAGCAAATGAATACTTTAGAAATCAAAACTCTTACCCGAATTACCAAGCTCAAACGCGCTCGCAACAACAACTTGCTGCACAAAAGAACACAACTTCGTGTGTACAAAATCAAACTGTTCAAAACAATAATCAGATATATCAAGCATTACCTGCTAATTCTCAAAATGCCAGCAACCCTATACCATATACTCAACCACCATCAGTATATCCCAGTCACAACACGGCGAGCCCACCGAACTATAGTCATAACCCTGCTAACCGTCTCACACCTATCGTGCATAATCAGCCTTACATGACAAAGCAAGTACAGAATATCCAACGATCAGTTCCCAACACATATCCACACCCTACGAATCAACTGCACCCAGCAAATCAGTcgaataatacatattatcatCGTAACCCACAACCTTCGACAACGCCTACACCTCCTGCCAACTATGGTCAAAATCGTCAGTTTCCTCAACCCGTACAAAATAATAGTTCCTCGTATCAAAGCGTACCTACAAATTCACCAGCTTATCAGAGCTATCACAACCCACCGACGAGTTACGCTAATAATGATTATTCTAGTCGATATCAAGGTAGTAATACAAATCATTACAATCCTTCACCGTATCAAAGAGTTCCTCCCCCTCATGGTGAAGTGGTAGTTGAGAACTACAATGGAAACTCTTACCAGAAAATGCCCAATAATTACTACTCCGACGCTAACTCCAATCAAACACGCGTCGATCCAAGAAATTGTGGTCCCCGAGAAAATGGCAATGAGATCAGTCAATACCATCAGAATGGGTATCAGAATTATCATCCATATCAACATTTGGCACCACCTAAACAGATGCAAAAGAAATCAGTCTCATTTGAGCCAGGTACAAAAGGTGGTACCGATTCACCTATACCACATCAGATGAATGGTAACTATTCGGAAACCCAATCGAATACGATGTCTAATGGGCAGAAAACCGTATGCAATTTATGTCGAAAGAAAACTTTAACTCCCCCAGCCACGTATTGCCCCGATTGTGACTTTTACATGTCAAGATTTAAACCACGTTCATAG